In Candidatus Delongbacteria bacterium, one genomic interval encodes:
- a CDS encoding carboxymuconolactone decarboxylase family protein yields MGSELTERLEPGTLLELVRCSLELQAGHLESAAVTLRALVHRGTNPRALREWALQLLIFDGYPTTIEALRLLMEALPPELALELAHEDLESPDADTRRGEELFARVYGPHAPIVKAALGARSTLLLRWILEHGYGRVLSRPDLAAADRELLAVCILARKGWRQQLRAHLRGAHSCGARRDELEQVLGVACSDTGLLDESLKLVERICKAE; encoded by the coding sequence ATGGGGAGCGAGCTCACCGAAAGGCTGGAACCGGGCACCCTGCTCGAGCTGGTTCGTTGCAGCCTGGAGCTGCAGGCCGGACACCTTGAGTCCGCCGCCGTGACCCTGAGAGCGCTGGTTCACCGGGGAACCAATCCCCGGGCTCTCAGGGAATGGGCGCTGCAGTTGCTCATCTTCGACGGCTACCCGACCACCATCGAAGCACTGCGTCTGTTGATGGAGGCTCTGCCTCCGGAGCTTGCCCTTGAACTGGCGCACGAAGACCTGGAATCCCCGGATGCCGACACCCGGCGCGGGGAAGAGCTCTTTGCCAGGGTCTACGGCCCGCACGCCCCGATCGTGAAGGCGGCCCTGGGCGCGCGCAGCACGCTCCTGCTGCGCTGGATCCTTGAGCACGGTTATGGGCGCGTGCTGTCCCGTCCCGATCTGGCTGCCGCGGACCGGGAGCTGCTGGCGGTATGCATCCTGGCCCGCAAGGGCTGGCGCCAGCAACTGCGCGCCCATCTGCGCGGTGCTCATTCCTGCGGGGCTCGCCGTGACGAGCTTGAACAGGTGCTTGGGGTCGCCTGCAGCGACACGGGCCTGCTCGATGAGTCATTGAAGCTGGTGGAGAGAATCTGCAAAGCTGAATGA
- a CDS encoding endonuclease, which yields MGQHARFTRLSLGVLLALGTAPSALADLAWNPTSLNLGTRATDQVHSGSLWLRNTGDEPVLVQDLVSSVPGMALSPASALLAPGDSIQVGWQFQPVQNMPYAGALVASSSGDAAACAMSAAGDWPGTIWDSTYGLTGEALKSQLYTLERVHTELSYDAARALMFGTIDNVGGWVEGVYTGFLVQTSGIPDPNVMNTEHSWPQSMFDGRDSIRTDLHHLFPSKSTINSSRGNLPFGMVVNSSSGFPQFGCDRGTDSNGVTVFEPRDQHKGDVARAMFYASIHYSNPMGFLDYMEPTLRAWSLQDPVSTKESSRNTAIQSAQGNRNPFVDHPELLDRMASISGNANLPSQPALAVWPPAGLDLGAGDSGLLNGHLVLVNSGNTTLHPSGQQVSPAGFSVSGLPTSLAPGQSVSLNVIADGAVPGEYSSILSFNTEAGSVALPLQATVGAAVVLPAPVLHIARVSSFISLSWAAVEGAGQYRVERQSPGQAWITVGTSSQPGYAELMPANPSQRLYRVIALP from the coding sequence GTGGGACAGCACGCACGGTTCACTCGATTGTCCCTGGGAGTTCTGCTCGCCCTGGGTACCGCCCCTTCCGCCCTCGCCGATCTGGCCTGGAATCCCACCAGTCTGAATCTGGGCACCCGCGCCACGGACCAGGTTCACTCGGGCAGCCTCTGGCTGCGCAATACCGGGGATGAACCGGTGCTCGTGCAGGATCTGGTCTCCAGTGTGCCCGGAATGGCACTGTCGCCCGCCTCGGCCCTGCTGGCCCCGGGCGACAGCATTCAGGTGGGCTGGCAGTTCCAGCCCGTGCAGAACATGCCCTATGCGGGCGCCCTGGTCGCGTCGAGCAGCGGGGATGCGGCCGCTTGCGCGATGAGCGCTGCCGGCGACTGGCCGGGCACGATCTGGGATTCGACCTATGGGCTGACGGGCGAGGCACTGAAAAGCCAGTTGTACACCCTCGAGCGCGTGCATACCGAGCTGTCCTACGACGCGGCCCGAGCGCTGATGTTCGGCACCATCGACAATGTGGGAGGATGGGTCGAAGGTGTGTACACCGGTTTCCTGGTGCAGACCTCGGGCATTCCTGATCCCAACGTCATGAACACCGAACACAGCTGGCCCCAGAGCATGTTCGATGGGCGCGACAGCATTCGCACCGATCTGCATCATCTCTTTCCGTCCAAGTCCACCATCAATTCCAGTCGCGGCAACCTGCCCTTCGGGATGGTGGTCAACTCGTCCAGCGGCTTTCCCCAGTTTGGCTGCGATCGTGGCACCGACTCCAACGGTGTGACGGTCTTCGAACCCCGTGACCAGCACAAGGGCGATGTGGCGCGCGCCATGTTCTATGCATCCATCCACTACAGCAACCCAATGGGCTTTCTGGATTACATGGAACCCACGCTGCGCGCCTGGAGCCTCCAGGATCCCGTGAGCACCAAGGAAAGCAGCCGCAACACGGCCATCCAGTCCGCTCAGGGCAATCGCAATCCCTTCGTGGACCATCCCGAACTGCTGGACCGCATGGCCAGCATCAGCGGCAATGCCAACCTGCCGTCCCAGCCTGCCCTGGCCGTCTGGCCGCCCGCGGGGCTGGACCTGGGCGCCGGTGACTCCGGTCTGCTCAATGGTCACCTGGTTCTGGTGAATTCGGGCAACACCACCCTGCATCCCTCGGGCCAGCAGGTGAGCCCCGCCGGCTTCAGTGTGAGCGGTCTGCCGACCAGCCTGGCTCCCGGACAGAGCGTCAGCCTGAATGTGATCGCCGATGGCGCCGTGCCCGGCGAGTACAGTTCCATCCTGTCCTTCAATACCGAAGCCGGGTCGGTGGCGTTGCCCCTGCAGGCCACCGTGGGGGCGGCCGTGGTGCTGCCGGCTCCCGTGCTGCATATCGCACGGGTCAGCAGTTTCATTTCGCTGAGCTGGGCGGCCGTGGAAGGTGCCGGTCAGTACCGGGTGGAACGCCAGTCGCCCGGTCAGGCCTGGATCACGGTGGGCACCTCCAGTCAGCCGGGTTACGCCGAACTGATGCCCGCCAATCCGTCCCAGCGCCTCTACCGGGTCATTGCCCTGCCCTGA
- a CDS encoding right-handed parallel beta-helix repeat-containing protein produces the protein MQRFLYWPALLLGLALLPEARAYTIVSGNVSGQTWGAGTYHVVGNLQVDDETTLNLDPGAVLKFSPGTQLLVYGTLNAPGLSDQPVVLTSSNDDFTGETIDGSTGSPMSGDWKGLYCYGYSGYDGIISMQHGKVLYGGSAEAEGSSAVYLYYSDSALLETTVVAQSGQWGINSLNCSPVLSGCLLDANTSGGMTSGGGAPELVNNTFTNNGGWAVVLASASLTAYSGNTGSANGFNGLGLLNGTLNTSATWTQADPSFPFILVGTVNIVDEVSLTLPAGTLVKAADQALLLVNGNLYCTGSSGNEVQFVSLKDDSQGGDTNGDGPSQGFPGDWLGIKGYGYSGANGILALDWTVIRHAGGTTGSTGGVFASYSDDTQLSHCTIGQCSASGIVMEYCSPVLVDCLLEQNLGHGLDGHGNGPTVLTDNHFNQNGGWGAQLVSSTLTDYNGNTGTGNGMNGLALNGTVTSDRVWNQPDPGFPFVLTGTVVVNDDVSLTLPAGTLVKGADHAMLLVNGSLICPGTEMDPVRLVSLKEDAFGGDTNGDGPSSGSPGDWLGVKCYGYTYFDGIADLDWTIIQHGGGSSGSQGGLYLSYCDWAQLDDCTFQSCSSSGSVVEYCSPVFERCLFNDNRGHGLYAGNSTATQLTDNTFDGNTGWGALLSSVTLLDYSGNMGTGNGINGFGLSGTVSANRIWNEVSPSFPFVLTGSTLVNDDASLTLPAGTLLKCMSNGQLLVYGSLICPGTPEAPVQLVSFRDDSQGGDTNGDGPSSGSPGDWLGVTCYGYSSSDGIADLDHTVIRHAGGATGGQAGLRLQYCDTATFEDCTIGQCSSNGISVEYCSPAFTRCLSEYNLASGLTATGSACDLLDNHFEHNTSWGVWLDAATLTDYSGNTGVGNGVNGLGLRGTVHNDRTWQNPDASFPFILTGTVTVDAGVSLNLAPGLVCKSQLTGQFYVFGTLNASGQASAPVHLTSLQDDSVGGDTGGDGAINPMPGDWKGVTLNGYSSNDGIGNLNWCYIDFAGNGQSALQAQYCDALNINESRLLFSASHGLRADYCSFSLGGSLIAANLGNGIFHNGNTANLGSCSGNGGGNCILANQGYALYNNTSNPIEACGNFWGSADESSIDAMIFDDDEVQTLGAVDFSGFNTNGCAPVITSITAVNDVVTLEWLPVAGASGYIVYSSATPWGTFTEDTSGVYMGTQWMAPRPSDLHCYRITAILE, from the coding sequence ATGCAACGCTTCCTGTACTGGCCCGCCCTCCTGCTGGGCCTGGCCCTGCTGCCCGAAGCACGGGCCTACACGATTGTCAGCGGCAATGTATCCGGTCAGACCTGGGGTGCCGGGACCTACCATGTTGTGGGCAACCTGCAGGTGGACGATGAAACGACCCTCAATCTGGACCCCGGTGCCGTACTGAAGTTCAGCCCGGGAACCCAGCTGCTTGTGTACGGCACCCTGAATGCACCGGGGCTGTCGGATCAGCCGGTCGTCCTGACCAGTTCGAATGACGATTTCACGGGCGAAACCATCGATGGCTCCACAGGCTCACCCATGTCCGGCGACTGGAAAGGTCTGTACTGCTACGGCTACTCGGGCTACGACGGCATCATCTCGATGCAGCACGGCAAGGTGCTGTACGGTGGCAGCGCCGAAGCGGAAGGCAGTTCTGCCGTATACCTGTACTACAGCGACAGCGCCTTGCTGGAAACCACCGTGGTGGCCCAGAGCGGCCAATGGGGCATCAACAGTCTGAACTGCTCCCCCGTTCTGAGCGGCTGCCTGCTGGATGCCAACACGAGCGGAGGCATGACGTCAGGGGGTGGGGCCCCGGAACTGGTGAACAACACCTTCACCAACAACGGTGGCTGGGCCGTCGTTCTGGCTTCCGCCAGCCTGACGGCGTACAGCGGCAATACCGGCTCGGCCAATGGATTCAACGGGCTGGGGTTGTTGAATGGCACGCTGAACACCTCGGCCACCTGGACCCAGGCCGACCCCAGCTTCCCATTCATTCTCGTTGGAACCGTGAACATCGTCGACGAGGTCAGCCTGACCCTGCCTGCGGGCACCCTGGTGAAAGCCGCGGACCAGGCACTGCTGCTGGTGAATGGCAACCTGTACTGCACGGGATCATCGGGCAATGAAGTGCAATTCGTCTCGCTCAAGGATGACAGCCAGGGCGGCGACACCAATGGCGATGGGCCCAGTCAGGGATTTCCCGGTGACTGGCTTGGCATCAAGGGCTACGGGTATTCCGGCGCCAACGGAATCCTCGCTCTGGACTGGACCGTGATCCGGCACGCGGGCGGTACGACGGGCAGCACGGGCGGTGTGTTCGCCAGTTACAGTGACGACACCCAGCTCAGCCATTGCACCATCGGTCAATGCAGTGCCAGTGGCATCGTGATGGAATACTGCAGCCCCGTGCTGGTGGACTGCCTGCTGGAACAGAATCTGGGCCATGGTCTGGACGGCCATGGCAACGGGCCCACGGTGCTGACCGACAACCATTTCAACCAGAACGGTGGCTGGGGGGCCCAGCTGGTCAGTTCCACACTGACGGACTACAACGGCAACACGGGAACGGGCAACGGGATGAATGGTCTGGCCCTGAACGGGACCGTGACATCCGACCGTGTCTGGAACCAGCCGGATCCGGGCTTTCCCTTCGTGCTCACGGGCACCGTGGTGGTCAACGACGATGTCAGTCTCACCCTGCCGGCGGGCACCCTGGTGAAGGGTGCGGACCATGCAATGCTGTTGGTCAATGGCAGTCTCATCTGCCCGGGCACCGAAATGGATCCGGTGCGTCTGGTGTCGCTCAAGGAAGACGCATTCGGCGGGGACACGAACGGAGACGGCCCCAGCAGCGGCAGCCCCGGTGACTGGCTGGGCGTGAAATGCTACGGCTATACGTACTTCGACGGCATCGCCGATCTGGACTGGACGATCATCCAGCATGGCGGTGGCAGCAGCGGCAGTCAGGGGGGGCTGTACCTGTCCTACTGCGACTGGGCCCAGCTGGACGACTGCACGTTCCAGTCCTGCAGCTCCAGTGGTTCGGTCGTCGAGTACTGCAGTCCTGTGTTCGAGCGCTGCCTGTTCAACGACAATCGGGGCCACGGTCTGTATGCCGGCAACTCCACGGCCACCCAGCTGACGGACAACACCTTCGATGGCAACACGGGCTGGGGCGCCTTGCTGAGTTCCGTGACACTGCTGGACTACAGTGGCAACATGGGCACCGGCAATGGCATCAATGGCTTCGGACTGAGCGGCACGGTCTCCGCAAACCGGATCTGGAACGAAGTTTCACCAAGCTTTCCCTTCGTGCTCACGGGCAGCACCCTCGTGAACGACGACGCCAGCCTGACCCTGCCGGCAGGCACTCTGCTCAAATGCATGAGCAACGGCCAGTTGTTGGTGTATGGCAGCCTGATCTGCCCGGGAACTCCCGAAGCCCCCGTGCAGCTCGTCTCCTTCCGGGACGACAGTCAGGGCGGTGACACCAACGGGGACGGTCCCAGCAGCGGCAGTCCGGGTGACTGGCTGGGAGTGACCTGTTACGGATACTCGAGCAGCGACGGCATCGCCGATCTGGATCATACCGTGATCCGACATGCGGGTGGCGCAACGGGCGGTCAGGCGGGCCTGCGCCTGCAGTACTGCGACACGGCGACCTTTGAGGACTGCACCATCGGTCAGTGCAGTTCCAATGGAATCAGCGTGGAATACTGTTCTCCCGCATTCACCCGCTGTCTCAGCGAGTACAATCTGGCCAGCGGTCTGACGGCCACAGGGTCCGCCTGCGATCTGCTGGACAACCATTTCGAGCACAACACCTCCTGGGGAGTCTGGCTGGATGCAGCCACCCTGACGGATTACAGTGGCAACACCGGGGTGGGCAACGGGGTGAACGGTCTGGGCCTGAGGGGCACCGTCCACAACGACCGGACCTGGCAGAACCCGGACGCCAGCTTCCCGTTCATCCTGACCGGCACGGTGACCGTGGACGCCGGTGTCAGTCTGAACCTTGCCCCGGGTCTTGTCTGCAAGAGCCAGCTCACCGGCCAGTTCTATGTCTTTGGCACGTTGAATGCAAGCGGTCAGGCCTCAGCCCCCGTGCATCTCACCTCGCTGCAGGACGACAGCGTGGGCGGCGATACGGGTGGCGACGGCGCGATCAATCCCATGCCCGGAGACTGGAAGGGCGTGACACTCAATGGCTATTCCAGCAATGATGGCATCGGCAATCTGAACTGGTGCTACATCGATTTTGCCGGCAATGGGCAATCGGCACTGCAAGCCCAGTACTGCGATGCACTGAACATCAACGAGTCGCGTCTGCTCTTCAGCGCCAGCCACGGTCTGCGTGCCGACTACTGCAGCTTCTCGCTGGGCGGCAGCCTCATCGCGGCCAACCTGGGCAATGGCATTTTCCACAATGGAAACACGGCGAATCTTGGTTCCTGTTCAGGAAACGGAGGCGGCAACTGCATCCTCGCCAATCAGGGCTACGCGCTGTACAACAATACCAGCAACCCGATCGAAGCCTGTGGCAATTTCTGGGGCAGCGCGGACGAAAGCAGCATCGACGCCATGATCTTCGATGACGACGAGGTTCAGACCCTGGGTGCCGTGGACTTCAGCGGCTTCAACACCAACGGCTGCGCGCCCGTGATCACCAGCATCACGGCGGTGAATGACGTGGTCACGCTGGAATGGTTGCCCGTGGCGGGTGCGTCCGGCTACATCGTCTACAGCAGCGCCACCCCGTGGGGTACATTCACCGAAGATACCAGCGGAGTGTACATGGGCACGCAGTGGATGGCGCCGCGCCCCTCCGACCTGCACTGCTATCGGATCACCGCGATTCTTGAGTAG